In Acropora muricata isolate sample 2 chromosome 11, ASM3666990v1, whole genome shotgun sequence, one DNA window encodes the following:
- the LOC136890781 gene encoding tetratricopeptide repeat protein 28-like: MDDQDGGEKNYHKAIKYYEKRLKIAMEIGDPGGEGTAYGNLGIAYCSLRDYRKAIEYLEKSLKIAMEIGDQGGEGRAYGSLGKAYQCLGDYQKAIEYHGKSLKIAIEIGDRGGQGRAYESLGNAYQCLGDYRKAIEYLEKSLKIAIEIDDLGGEGRAYGSLGNAYQCLGDYRKAMAYHEKSLKIAIEIGYRGGEGGAYANLGNAYNSLGNYQKAIDYLEKSLKIAIEIGDQRLEGGAYGNLGNNYQYLGDYRKAIEYHEKSLKIVIEIGDRGGEGTANGNLGNAYNSLGNYQKAIDYLEKSLKIAIEIGDRRAEEVAYGNLGYSYQCLGDYRKAIKYLEKCLKIALEIGDWSGEGTAYANLGNVYNSLGNHQKAIDYLEKSLKIAIEIGDRSLEEGAYGNLGNAYQYLGDYQKTIEYHEKLLKIAIEIGDRGGEATANRNLGNAYYSLGDYREAIEDHEKSLKIAIKIGDRQVEEGAYRGLGNAYNSLGNYRKAIEYHEKSLKIATEIGDRQVEEGAYRGLGNAYESLGNYEEAIEYLEKSLKIAIEIGDQDGEVGAYGSLGNAYESLGNYQKAIEYLEKSLKIALEIGDRGEEGRAYGSLGNAYQLQGDYQKAIDYHGKALKIAIEIGDRGAEGASYHGIGNDYCSFEQFENAVDSFVSAVNTFNSLRSLLKSKDNWKIKYRELYEKTYTALWRSLLQIGKVDEALFAAEQGRAQTLSDNLLIQFKLPPSLSAATFDTERITSRLSAEIITPTIFLGIEGLAINIWFLSRGNKVVFRQGRLEGDRIGKDPIYTLVQSSILKIRTKAPIRCEDRTFDELDNECSFSILVRDEELEKPALPPVDNPFKPFYDAIIDPIVDMLGPEDDELVIVPDGALCFTPWAAVIESIRIRIVPSLTSYQLILTVPEGHHMRKGALLVGNPCLNQLKKPIPALPCAQEEVEMIASILNTRALVGRQATKAEVMKRMSSVGLIHIAAHGNKHTGEIALSPNPGWTSDFPHEKDYILQMSDVQAANLRARLVVLSCCHSGRGRISRGEGVVGIARAFLASGARSVLVSLWAIDDKATMVFMKSFYRHLKEGKTASAAIQESMKFLRESKDYSEMRYWAPFQLIGADVKIEFEAEDVVEK, from the coding sequence ATGGATGACCAAGACGGAGGTGAGAAAAACTATCATAAAGCCATtaagtattatgaaaaacgtttgaaaattgcaatggaaatcggtgatccgggcggagaaggaacagcctatggaaatctcggtattgcctaCTGTTCACTgcgtgactatcgaaaagcaattgagtatcttgaaaaatctttgaaaattgcaatggaaatcggtgatcagggcggagaaggaagagcctatggaagtctcggtaaggCTTACCAGTgcctgggtgactatcaaaaagccattgagtaccatggaaaatctttgaaaattgcaatagaaatcggtgatagggGCGGACAAGGAAGAGCCTATgaaagtctcggtaatgcttaccagtgtctgggtgactatcgaaaagcaattgagtatcttgaaaaatctttgaaaattgcaatagaaatcgatgatctgggcggagaaggaagagcctatggaagtctcggtaatgcttaccagtgcctgggtgactatcgaaaagccatggcgtatcatgaaaaatctttgaaaatagcaatagaaatcggttatcgaggtggagaaggaggagcctatgcaaatctcggtaatgcatacaactcactgggtaactatcaaaaagccattgattatcttgaaaaatctttgaaaattgcaatagaaatcggtgatcagcgactagaaggaggagcctatggaaatctcggtaataaTTACCAGtacctgggtgactatcgaaaagccattgagtatcatgaaaaatctttgaaaattgtaatagaaatcggtgatcggggtggagaaggaacagccaatggaaatctcggtaatgcatacaactcactgggtaactatcaaaaagccattgattatcttgaaaaatctttgaaaattgctatagaaatcggtgataggcGCGCAGAAgaagtagcctatggaaatctcggttattCTTATCAGTgcctgggtgactatcgaaaagccattaagtatcttgaaaaatgtttgaaaattgcattagaaattggtgattggagtggagaaggaacagcctatgcaaatctcggtaatgtcTATAACTCACTGGGTAACCATCAGaaagccattgattatcttgaaaaatctttgaaaattgcaatagaaatcggtgatcggagcCTAGAAgaaggagcctatggaaatctcggaaaTGCTTACCAGtacctgggtgactatcaaaaaaccattgagtatcatgaaaaacttttgaaaattgcaatagaaatcggtgatcggggtggagaagcaACGGCCAATAGAAATCTGGGTAATGCGtactactcactgggtgactatcgagaAGCCATTGAGGatcatgaaaaatctttgaaaattgcaataaaaatcggtgatcggcaGGTAGAAGAAGGAGCCTATAgaggtctcggtaatgcctacaactcactgggtaactatcggaaggccattgagtatcatgaaaaatcattgaaaattgcaacagaaatcggtgatcggcagGTAGAAGAAGGAGCCTATAgaggtctcggtaatgcttacgagtcactgggcAACTATGAagaagccattgagtatcttgaaaaatctttgaaaattgcaatagaaatcggtgatcaagatGGAGAAgtaggagcctatggaagtctcggtaatgcttacgagtcactgggcaactatcaaaaagccattgagtatcttgaaaaatctttgaaaattgcactagaaatcggtgatcggggtgaagaaggaagagcctatggaagtctcggtaatgcttaccagttacagggtgactatcaaaaagccattgattatcatggaaaagctttgaaaattgcaatagaaatcggggATCGGGGCGCAGAAGGTGCATCTTATCACGGCATTGGAAACGATTACTGTTcttttgaacaatttgaaaacgccgtggATAGTTTTGTTTCCGCTGTGAATACATTCAATTCCTTGAGATCTCTCTTGAAGTCTAAAGATAACTGGAAAATAAAATATCGTGAGCTGTACGAGAAAACGTACACTGCATTATGGAGGTCGTTGCTTCAAATTGGAAAGGTCGATGAGGCTTTGTTCGCAgctgaacaaggacgagcgcagactttgtccgacaatttgttgattcaatTTAAACTACCGCCTTCTTTGTCAGCTGCAACATTTGACACCGAAAGGATAACATCTCGCCTCTCGGCAGAGATTATTACACCAACTATTTTTCTAGGAATTGAAGGACTTGCGATCAATATCTGGTTTCTCAGCAGGGGAAACAAAGTTGTATTTCGACAAGGGAGGCTAGAGGGTGATAGAATAGGGAAAGACCCCATCTACACCTTAGTGCAATCATCAATACTGAAAATCAGGACTAAGGCTCCAataagatgtgaagatcgcacatttgatgaacTTGACAATGAATGCTCCTTTAGCATATTAGTGCGGGATGAAGAGCTTGAAAAACCAGCATTGCCGCCTGTGGATAATccctttaagccattttatgatgcaattATTGATccaattgttgacatgcttggaCCTGAAGACGACGAGTtagtcattgttcctgatggtgcgctgtgctttaccccatgggccgcagttatcgaatcgattaggattcgcattgttccatcacttacaagttatcaattgatcttaactGTACCCGAAGGACATCACATGAGGAagggggcgcttttggtcggaaatccgtgcttaaaccAGTTGAAGAAACCAATACCAGcattaccatgtgctcaagaggaagtagaaatgattgcatcaattctcaacacaAGAGCCTTAGTAgggagacaggcaacaaaagctgaagtgatgaaacggatgtcTTCAGTCGGTTTAATTCACATAGCTGCCCACGGAAATAAGcacactggagaaattgccttgtctccaaaccctggatggacttccGACTTCCCTCATGAAAAAGATTACATTTTGCAAATGTCGGACGTACAAGCGGCTAATCTTCGGgctcgtcttgtggtgttaagttgctgtcacagtggacgaggcagaatctcgaggggtgagggtgtggtcggtatcgcacgtgccttcttggcatctggtgctcgttctgtatTGGTCTCCCTGTGGGCGATAGATGACAAGGCTACCATGGTGtttatgaaaagtttctaccgacatctgaaggaaggaaaaaccgccagtgctgctattCAGGAATCAATGAAATTCCTTCGTGAATCTAAGGATTATTCTGAaatgaggtactgggctccgTTCCAACTTATCGGTGCTGACGTCAAAATTGAATTCGAGGCAGAAGATGTCGTCGAAAAATGA
- the LOC136890783 gene encoding tetratricopeptide repeat protein 28-like, giving the protein MDYRDGSEKVYINHGEDFQSLGVYHKAIKYYEKRLKIAIEVGDRGGQGAAYGNLGNAYFSLGDSRKAIEYLEKSLHIAMEIGDRGAEGRAYGSLGNAYQCLGDYRKAIEYHEKSLKIAIETSDRRGEGGAYVSLGNAYQSLGNYLKAIDYHEKCLKILIRIGDRGGKGRAYGNLGNAYQCLGEYRKAIEYHEKCLKIAIEIGDRGGEGAAKSNLGHAYNTLGNYRKAIDYGEKSLKIAIEIGDRRVEEVAYGNLGNAYHSLGDYRKGIEYHKKCLKIAKEIGDRGGEGAAKSNLGHAYDTLGNYRKAIDYLEKSLKIAIEIGDRRVEGGAHRSLGNAHISLGNYRKAIEYLKKSLKIAIEIGDRQVEEEDYRGLGNAYQLLGNYQKAIMYHEKSLKVGIEIGDRDGEGIAYTSLGNAYRSLCNYRKAIEYDEKCLKIAIEIGDRSVEGVAYGNLGVAYNLLGDYRRAIEYYEKHLNIAIAIGDRGGEGASYHNIGNTYCSLEQFENAVDNFVSAVNVFNSLRSLLMSKDNWKIKYRELNDETYAALWKSLLRIGKFNEALFAAEQGRAQTLSDNLLIQFKLPASLPAATFDTKGTISRVSKEIITPTIFLGIEGLTINIWFLSRGNKVVFRQGRLEGDRTEKDPIHALLKSSLVKIGTEDPVRCEDRTFDERDNEQPFSLEVPAKGVGTLPSPLLDSPFRPFYDAIIDPIVDMLGPQDDELVIVPDGAVCFTPWAAVTESIRIRTVPSLTSYQLILTVPEGHHMRKGALLVGNPCLKQLKKLEQELPCAQEEVEMIASILNTRALVGRQATKAEVMKRMSSVGLIHIAAHGNKGTGEIALSPNPGWTSDFPQQKDYLLKISDVQAANLRARLVVLSCCHSGRGRISKGEGVLGIARAFLAAGARSVLVALWAIDDEATMVFMKSFYQHLKDGKTASAAIQESVKFLRASKDYSEMKYWAPFQLIGDDVKIEFEADDDFKK; this is encoded by the coding sequence ATGGATTACCGAGACGGAAGTGAAAAAGTCTATATCAATCATGGAGAAGATTTCCAGTCATTGGGTGTCTATCATAAAGCCATtaagtattatgaaaaacgtttgaaaattgcaatagaagtcggtgatcggggtggacaaggagcagcctatggaaatctcggtaatgcctacttctcactgggtgactctcgaaaagcaattgagtatcttgaaaaatccTTACAtattgcaatggaaatcggtgatcggggcgcagaaggaagagcctatggaagtctcggtaatgcttaccagtgcCTAGGTGACTATCgtaaagccatcgagtatcatgaaaaatctttgaagatTGCAATAGAAACTAGTGATCGgcgcggagaaggaggagcctatgtaagtctcggtaatgcttaccagtcactgggtaactatctaAAAGCgattgattatcatgaaaaatgtttgaaaattctGATAcgaatcggtgatcggggtggaaaaggaagagcctatggaaatctcggtaatgcttatcagtGCCTGGGTGAATATCgtaaagccattgagtatcatgaaaaatgtttgaaaattgcaatagaaatcggtgatcggggtggagaaggagcagccaaATCAAATCTCGGTCATGCCTACAACacactgggtaactatcgaaaagccattgattatggtgaaaaatctttgaaaattgcaatagaaatcggtgatcggcgcGTAGAAgaagtagcctatggaaatcttggtaatgcttaccactccctgggtgactatcgaaaaggcattgagtatcataaaaaatgtttgaaaattgcaaaagaaatcggtgaccggggtggagaaggagcagccaaATCAAATCTCGGTCATGCCTACGACacactgggtaactatcgaaaagccattgattatcttgaaaaatctttgaaaattgcaatagaaatcggtgatcggcgcGTAGAAGGAGGAGCCCAtagaagtctcggtaatgcccacatctcactgggtaactatcgaaaagccattgagtatcttaaaaaatctttgaaaattgcaatagaaatcggtgatcggcagGTAGAAGAAGAAGACTATAgaggtctcggtaatgcttaccagttactgggtaactatcaaaaagccattatgtatcatgaaaaatctttgaaagttggtatagaaataggtgatcgggaTGGAGAGGGAATAGCCTATAcaagtctcggtaatgcctaccgCTCACTGtgtaactatcgaaaagccattgagtatgatgaaaaatgtttgaaaattgcgatagaaatcggtgatcggagtgtagaaggagtagcctacggaaatctcggtgttgcctACAacttactgggtgactatagaagggccattgagtattatgaaaaacatttaaatattGCAATAGCAATCGGAGATCGGGGAGGAGAAGGTGCAtcttatcacaacattggaaaTACATACTGTTCTCTTGAACAATTCGAAAACGCCGTggataattttgtttccgctgtgaATGTCTTCAATTCTTTGAGATCTCTCCTGATGTCTAaagataattggaaaataaaatatcGTGAGCTGAACGACGAAACGTACGCTGCTTTATGGAAGTCGTTGCTTCGAATTGGAAAGTTTAatgaggctttgtttgcggctgaacaaggacgagcgcagactttgtccGACAATTTGTTAATTCAATTTAAACTACCTGCTTCCTTACCAGCTGCAACATTTGACACAAAAGGGACAATATCTCGCGTCTCGAAAGAGATTATTACACCAACTATTTTTCTAGGAATTGAAGGACttacgatcaacatctggttttTAAGCAGGGGAAACAAAGTTGTATTTCGACAAGGGAGGCTAGAGGGTGATAGAACAGAGAAAGACCCCATACACGCCTTACTGAAATCATCGTTAGTAAAAATCGGGACTGAAGATCCggtaagatgtgaagatcgcacttTTGATGAACGTGACAATGAACAGCCGTTTAGCTTAGAAGTGCCGGCCAAAGGAGTTGGAACACTTCCATCGCCGCTTTTAGATAGTCCCTTtaggccattttatgatgcaattATTGATccaattgttgacatgcttggacctcaagacgacgagttagtcattgttcctgatggtgcggTGTGCTTtaccccatgggccgcagttactgaatcgattaggattcgcactgttccatcaCTTACAAGTTATCAGTTGATCTTAACTGTACCCGAAGGACATCACATGAGGaaaggggcgcttttggtcggaaatccgtgcttaaagcAGTTGAAGAAACTAGAACAAGaattaccatgtgctcaagaggaagtagaaatgattgcatcaattctcaacacaAGAGCCCTAGTAgggagacaggcaacaaaagctgaagtgatgaaacggatgtcTTCAGtcggtttaattcacattgctgcccacggaaacaagggcactggagaaattgccttgtctccaaaccctggatggacttccGACTTCCCTCAACAAAAAGATTACCTTTTGAAAATATCCGACGTACAGGCGGCCAATCTTCGGgctcgtcttgtggtcttaagttgctgtcacagtggacgaggcagaatctcgaagggtgagggtgtactcggtatcgcacgtgccttcttagcagctggtgctcgttctgtattggtggccctgtgggcaatagatgacgaggCTACCATGGtattcatgaaaagtttctaccaacatctGAAGGACGGAAAAACCGCAAGTGCTGCTATTCAGGAATCAGTGAAATTCCTTCGTGCATCTAAGGATTATTCGGAGATGAAGTACTGGGCTCCGTTCCagcttatcggagatgacgtcaaaattgaattcgaggcggatgatgACTTCAAAAAATGA